One Pyrus communis chromosome 4, drPyrComm1.1, whole genome shotgun sequence genomic region harbors:
- the LOC137731841 gene encoding protein WVD2-like 7 — protein sequence MSGEMEEPFSFSFQADSLHSGSISFGRFENEVLSWEKWSSFSHNRYVEEVEKCLKPGSVIERKAYFEAHFKKKGFPKPNLVECHRGTSYQVCENGVLESDAYGEEFEDGNEDNSCAQFDKGSEGSEYHGDSEVNEYEKGDPEVSLSDPQRASELNNEDILVAIKDDNSEETDQIGKGCDMFSSIIDEPENNVIENHDGDAVNADESYNSVKINPKTAADEEVNMTIVESLHSSSSKLKAGKECKISKSKVKSKASISPVKRSISSESSKDCTKNSNREREGTRNGETKAVTKNRHSNYTICSQDSKIRGIYKSEGKICSRE from the exons ATGTCTGGGGAGATGGAAGAGCCCTTTAGTTTTAGCTTTCAG GCAGACTCTTTACACTCTGGTTCCATATCATTTGGGAGGTTCGAAAACGAAGTTTTATCTTGGGAAAAGTGGTCGTCATTCTCGCATAACAGATatgttgaagaggttgaaaAATGCTTGAAACCGGGTTCAGTTATTGAGCGGAAAGCTTACTTCGAAGCTCATTTCAAGAAGAAAGGttttcccaaaccaaatttaGTTGAGTGCCATCGCGGTACAAGTTATCAAGTCTGTGAAAATGGTGTCTTGGAGAGTGATGCTTACGGAGAAGAATTTGAAGACGGAAATGAAGACAACAGTTGCGCTCAATTTGATAAGGGCTCCGAGGGTTCAGAGTACCACGGAGACAGTGAAGTGAATGAATATGAAAAGGGAGATCCTGAAGTTTCATTGTCTGATCCTCAGAGGGCATCTGAGTTGAACAATGAAGATATTCTGGTCGCTATTAAAGATGATAATTCCGAGGAAACAGATCAAATTGGAAAAGGTTGTGACATGTTTTCTTCAATTATCGATGAACCAGAGAACAATGTAATTGAGAATCATGATGGTGATGCTGTGAATGCTGATGAATCATATAATTCAGTTAAGATAAACCCCAAAACTGCAGCAGATGAAGAAGTTAACATGACTATTGTGGAAAGTTTGCATAGTTCTTCTTCAAAG TTGAAGGCTggaaaagaatgcaaaatttcCAAGTCCAAAGTAAAATCTAAGGCCAGCATTTCTCCGGTTAAGAGAAGTATTTCTTCTGAGTCGTCTAAAGATTGTACAAAGAACTCTaatagagaaagagagggtaCACGAAACGGAGAAACAAAAGCTGTCACCAAAAACCGCCATTCCAACTACACAATCTGTTCCCAGGACTCCAAAATCAGAG GAATCTACAAATCTGAAGGGAAAATCTGCTCACGAGAGTAG